A part of Rhopalosiphum maidis isolate BTI-1 chromosome 3, ASM367621v3, whole genome shotgun sequence genomic DNA contains:
- the LOC113556560 gene encoding protein O-glucosyltransferase 2-like, whose translation MCTFSSITLILLFAILKFDGLHSTDTTIWGPGLNPLIVLPARYFYVQYDQEIFNIADFNVLISGKTKNGNNCRIWTNILDRKDASFIVRYKLYEVCYEFRILVENKKTLKKYWNHFEQGPIYPDECDCSKVSIDTWLSITKCRTNIEQINNDLNQFKNVNFKTVFGKMAKFYSQHPHSTSVCHYVVKNNLIFRKCYGEYTGFKMFMDNLLLSLNRKVFLPDLEFFVNLGDWPLSSPRELFPLFSWCGSNYSVDIVMPTYDITESALENMGRVTLDMLSVQGNIEKPWSQKIEKGFWMGRDSSKHRLNLIELSKRNPDILNASITNFFFYKELKEKYGPGKKPISFFKFFDYKYLLNIDGTVAAYRFPYLLVGDSLVFKQESEYYEHFYSELIPWVHYVPIKRHLDDLVGLIDIMMSDDKTARKISLNGQKYAREHLAPHNILGYYLLLFQNYSKFLTSVEVRPNMDEVISTPNSHNQIPCQCEPENSMKNIKTEL comes from the exons ATGTGTACCTTCAGTAGCattacattaatacttttatttgccATTCTCAAATTTGATGGATTACACTCCACCGACACAACAATTTGGGGACCCGGTCTCAATCCATTAATTGTTTTGCCAGCTCGTTACTTTTACGTTCAGTATGATCAGGAAAT aTTTAATATTGCAgactttaatgttttaataagtggtaaaacaaaaaatggtaataattGTCGCATTTggacaaatattttagatagaaAAGACGCATCATTTATAGTCcgatataaattgtatgaagTTTGCTATGAATTCAGAATATtagtggaaaataaaaaaacattaaaaaagtacTGGAATCATTTTGAACAag GACCAATTTATCCAGACGAATGTGACTGCTCAAAAGTATCAATTGATACATGGCTATCAATTACTAAATGCAGAACTAATAtcgaacaaattaataatgatctcAATCAATTTaagaatgtaaattttaaaactgtatttgGGAAAATGGCTAAATTTTATAGTCAACACCCACATAGTACAAGTGTTTGTCATTATGTTGTCAAGAATAATTTA ATATTTCGAAAATGCTATGGAGAATATACAGGATTTAAGATGTTTatggataatttattactgtCATTAAATCGaaag gtatttttaccAGATCTAGAGTTTTTTGTGAATTTGGGAGACTGGCCTTTATCATCGCCTAGAGAACTATTTCCTTTATTTTCTTGGTGTGGATCAAATTATTCTGTTGATATTGTGATGCCTACTTATGATATTACAGAATCAGCACTTGAAAATATGGGAAG GGTAACCCTAGACATGCTGTCAGTTCAAGGCAACATCGAAAAACCATGGtcacaaaaaattgaaaaaggtTTTTGGATGGGTCGCGATTCTAGCAAACATCGATTGAATCTCATTGAACTCAGTAAAAGAAACCCAGACATTCTCAATGCTTCGATAACAAACTTTTTCTTTTACAAAGaattgaaagaaaaatatggTCCAGGAAAGAAGCCTATTTCTTTCTTTAAATTCTTcgat tacaaatacctattaaatattgatggtACTGTAGCTGCTTATCGGTTTCCATATCTATTAGTGGGTGATTCATTGGTTTTTAAACAAGAATCTGAGtactatgaacatttttatagtgAACTGATACCATGGGTTCATTATGTGCCAATAAAAAGACATTTAGATGATTTGGTAGGTCTGATAGATATTATGATGAGCGATGATAAGACTGcaagaaaaatatcattaaacggTCAAAAATATGCAAGAGAACACTTAGCACCTCATAACATATTGGGATATTACTTACTATTATTTCAA AATTATAGCAAATTTTTGACCTCAGTAGAAGTTCGCCCCAATATGGATGAAGTGATAAGTACTCCCAACAGTCATAACCAAATACCCTGTCAATGTGAACCTGAAAATtccatgaaaaatattaagacaGAACTTTAA
- the LOC113557360 gene encoding aladin-like, with the protein MCSLRDFPELRDYSLTDKNASVPFVIKRVKPEAIGYPNIVVQLKGDQNPEPLFLPTSGLTTLQQILSKFAEENFWTACDELTKYFKRNSSNFSVLLYSLGLFMKFSPRASLKGPENLVLTDISRTKLWSSSVVRCMSWHPQITKLAIASSHDIIYVYNRKGSEAKIKCKSQRAILSLAWRPLSIGTLAVGCEKGIFIWTIEFSNIHVRPTVNNFCKFIRDDHRYITGLSWNKMGDLLISSAVTSKTMYIWNYPLETCVPLRRISSDTLNFVHWSPDNTKVFSCSTNETFRIWSTDNWTSDKWSLNNRSRVQCACWSPCSSVLLFATDSCSIINAIDFRKSDVFNGSRNYKKVAWPIIDIKSECINDKVIGGTLSDMCWDQNAQRLAITFKNSGTLVVFQTAISEAVVDCIPFCIIQGRLDEEPSTIAFQPTYEKGSLLTIGWSNGNIEYVPFEYTCKPKHDIEIIGSNVFGINNDKNISGRASMSATTNSFIEYLLN; encoded by the exons ATGTGTTCTCTAAGAGATTTTCCTGAACTACGGGATTACAGTCTCACAGATAAGAACGCTTCCGTgccatttgttattaaaagagTAAAACCTGAG GCAATTGGTTACCCAAATATTGTGGTACAATTGAAAGGAGATCAAAATCCTGAacctttatttttaccaaCTTCAGGACTAACAACATTACaacaaattttaagtaaatt TGCCGAGGAAAATTTCTGGACTGCTTGTGATgaactaacaaaatattttaaaagaaattccaGTAATTTTTCAGttcttttatattcattaggactatttatgaaattttctcCTCGTGCAAGTTTGAAg ggcCCTGAAAATTTGGTGTTAACAGATATAAGTAGAACAAAATTATGGTCATCTAGTGTAGTGCGTTGTATGTCATGGCACCCACAGATAACTAAACTTGCTATTGCTTCTTcccatgatattatttatgtttacaatCGAAAAGGTTCtgaagcaaaaataaaatgtaaatctcAGAGAGCCATTTTATCATTAGCTTGGAG accgCTAAGTATTGGTACTTTAGCAGTTGGATGTGAAAAAGGAATTTTCATCTGGACAATTGAGTTTAGCAACATACACGTAAGACcaacagtaaataatttttgcaaaTTTATCAGAGATGATCATAGATATATTACTGGATTATCATGGAATAAAATg ggTGATCTTTTAATATCCAGCGCAGTGACTTCtaaaacaatgtatatttGGAACTATCCTTTAGAAACCTGTGTACCATTACGTAGAATTAGTTCTGACACATTAAACTTTGTACATTGGTCGCCTGATAATACTAAAGTTTTTTCCTGTTCAACTAATGAAACATTTAG aaTTTGGTCCACTGATAACTGGACTTCAGATAAGTGGTCTTTGAATAACCGATCTAGAGTACAATGTGCATGTTGGTCACCTTGCAgttcagttttattatttgcaaCTGATTCATGCTCTATTATAAATGCTATTGACTTTCGAAAATCAGATGTGTTCAATGGATCAAGGAATTACAAAAAAGTTGCATGGCCTATAATTGATATCAAAAGTGaatgtataaatgataaagt AATTGGTGGAACACTTTCTGACATGTGCTGGGATCAGAATGCTCAACGTTTagcaataacttttaaaaatagtggGACTCTAGTTGTATTCCAAACTGCTATAAGTGAAGCTGTTGTAGATTGTATTCCATT TTGTATTATTCAAGGGCGGCTTGATGAAGAACCTTCTACAATCGCATTCCAACCAACTTACGAAAAAGGGTCTTTATTAACAATt ggtTGGTCGAACGGGAATATTGAATATGTGCCATTTGAATACACTTGTAAGCCAAAACatgatattgaaataattggaTCAAATGTGTTTGGTattaacaatgataaaaatatctcTGGTCGAGCTAGTATGTCAGCTACAACTAATTCATTCattgaatatttgttaaactaa
- the LOC113556374 gene encoding THAP domain-containing protein 2-like — translation MPYKCCADGCSSKDGVVGSTTKLFRFPIDELRRQKWVHSIQRDNFIPTKFSRLCSLHFNKSEFVEAPEKLILKNTAIPSNFDCSKKAIKCLSSNKFDHNYSSSVSSSSNIINIITTSPNLPIDSGVENAGCNYEVVDLTFIGPNSSQSPHTPTYTPTLKRKFKKKLFDTPKKANLKKRIKLLQQTVRRQNTKINSLEVFT, via the exons ATGCCATATAAGTGCTGTGCTGATGGATGCAGTAGCAAGGACGGGGTTGTTGGTTcaactacaaaattatttag atttCCAATCGATGAGTTAAGGAGACAAAAATGGGTGCACTCTATCCAAAGAGATAACTTCATTCCAACAAAATTTTCACGCTTATGCAGTctccattttaataaaagtgaatttgTTGAAGCCCccgaaaaacttatattaaaaaatacagctATACCATCCAATTTCGATTGTTCCaaaaaagcaataaaatgtttaagcaGCAACAAATTTGATCACAATTATAGTTCTTcag TTTCTTcttcatcaaatataattaatataataactacttcTCCTAATTTACCTATTGATTCTGGTGTTGAAAATGCTGGGTGTAATTATGAAGTTGTCGATCTGACTTTTATTGGACCTA ATTCCAGCCAGTCACCTCATACCCCTACATATACACCAAcacttaaaagaaaatttaaaaaaaaattgtttgatacaCCAAAAAAAGCCAACCTCAAAAAGCGAATTAAACTTTTACAACAAACGGTTAGAAGGcagaacacaaaaataaattcacttgAGGTATTTACGTAA